One window of the bacterium genome contains the following:
- a CDS encoding nucleotidyltransferase domain-containing protein gives MIVTQEQIDEVKRRIVENIKPEKIILFGSYASGNPTKDSDLDILIIKESNLPRYKRGREIRKYLRGLKIAIDLLVYTKEEIQKWSDVKPAFITTVMEKGKVIYG, from the coding sequence TTGATAGTAACCCAAGAACAGATAGATGAGGTTAAAAGAAGGATTGTAGAGAATATCAAGCCGGAAAAAATAATTCTTTTTGGCTCTTATGCCTCTGGAAATCCCACAAAAGATAGTGATTTAGATATATTGATAATTAAGGAAAGTAATCTTCCAAGGTATAAGAGAGGAAGAGAAATCCGAAAGTATCTTAGGGGCTTAAAAATTGCCATTGATTTACTGGTATATACTAAAGAGGAAATTCAGAAATGGAGCGATGTTAAACCAGCTTTTATAACAACTGTTATGGAGAAAGGAAAGGTTATCTATGGATAA
- a CDS encoding HEPN domain-containing protein produces the protein MTDSICFHCQQTVEKYLKAYLVFLDIKFEKKHSLSYLLDLIGEKEEISEGIYEMVEKLEDYAVEIRYPDDWFEPTQEDVKEAYEIAKKVKEFVLNKISFTNGLNEEATNSV, from the coding sequence ATTACAGATTCTATATGTTTCCATTGCCAACAAACAGTTGAAAAATACTTAAAAGCCTACCTGGTATTTTTAGATATTAAATTTGAGAAAAAACATAGTTTAAGCTATTTGTTAGATTTGATAGGTGAAAAAGAAGAGATATCCGAGGGAATTTATGAGATGGTTGAAAAGTTAGAAGATTATGCTGTAGAGATTCGTTATCCTGATGATTGGTTTGAACCAACACAAGAGGATGTAAAAGAAGCATATGAAATAGCAAAAAAGGTAAAAGAATTTGTTTTAAATAAGATTAGTTTTACCAATGGATTAAATGAGGAAGCGACCAACAGCGTCTAA
- a CDS encoding cation diffusion facilitator family transporter gives MHLTEIQRWQHHHYFNQEKKSTERRTLFIVLLTLSTMLIEIIAGWVYNSMALFADGWHMSTHATALSISLIAYILARKHANDKRFAFGTWKIEILGAYTNAVLLGIVGLFVLGKSIERIFKPMEIIYDYALIVAFVGLIVNIVSALILQYNPAHHNHEKDLNLQSAYIHVITDALTSIFAIIALLGTKYYHWNWLDPFVGIIGSFLIFRWTLMLIKDTSGILLDREMDSPLIKEITEIIESDGDSKISDLHFWRVAQNKYACILSIVAKNPCSIIAYKNKLKGIDGLAHITIEINHCK, from the coding sequence ATGCATCTAACAGAAATACAGCGATGGCAACATCATCACTACTTTAATCAAGAGAAAAAATCTACTGAACGAAGAACGCTTTTTATTGTTCTTTTAACATTGTCAACAATGTTAATTGAAATTATTGCGGGTTGGGTTTATAATTCTATGGCCCTGTTTGCTGATGGATGGCATATGAGTACACATGCGACTGCATTAAGTATTTCTTTAATTGCATACATTCTTGCGAGAAAACATGCAAATGATAAAAGATTCGCTTTTGGTACCTGGAAAATCGAAATATTAGGTGCTTATACAAATGCAGTTCTTTTAGGAATAGTTGGTTTATTCGTTTTAGGAAAATCTATTGAACGAATTTTCAAACCGATGGAAATTATTTATGATTATGCATTAATAGTGGCGTTTGTCGGTTTAATAGTAAACATAGTTAGCGCACTAATACTGCAATATAACCCTGCTCACCACAATCACGAAAAAGACCTTAATTTACAATCTGCCTATATCCATGTCATTACAGATGCATTAACCTCCATATTTGCCATTATAGCTCTACTCGGAACGAAATATTATCACTGGAATTGGCTTGATCCATTCGTAGGAATAATTGGTTCATTTTTAATATTTAGATGGACACTTATGCTTATTAAAGATACCTCTGGCATTTTATTAGATAGAGAGATGGATTCTCCGCTCATTAAAGAAATAACAGAAATAATAGAATCTGATGGTGATAGTAAAATTAGCGATTTACATTTTTGGAGAGTAGCACAAAACAAATATGCATGTATTTTAAGCATTGTTGCTAAGAATCCCTGCTCAATAATTGCTTATAAAAATAAATTAAAAGGAATTGATGGATTAGCGCATATAACTATAGAAATAAATCACTGCAAATGA